Proteins from a single region of Bradyrhizobium diazoefficiens:
- a CDS encoding DUF2000 family protein, which produces MQFDTKIAVVIRNDLQTWQKLNVASFLTSGVAAAFPECIGGAYEDASSTKYLALIGQPILIYGADGPALSRALDRALTRNVTPAVYTEDMFTTTHDTANREAVRAVVRADLNLVGIAMRAERKMIDKIVDGLKFHS; this is translated from the coding sequence ATGCAATTCGATACGAAAATTGCCGTTGTCATTCGCAACGATCTCCAGACCTGGCAAAAGCTCAATGTCGCATCGTTCCTGACGAGCGGCGTCGCTGCCGCCTTTCCGGAGTGCATCGGCGGAGCCTATGAGGACGCCTCGTCCACGAAATATCTTGCGCTGATCGGTCAGCCGATCCTGATCTATGGTGCCGATGGTCCGGCCCTGTCGCGCGCACTCGATCGTGCGCTCACGCGCAACGTTACGCCGGCGGTCTATACCGAGGACATGTTCACGACAACGCACGATACCGCCAATCGCGAGGCGGTGAGGGCGGTTGTGCGCGCCGATCTCAATCTCGTCGGCATCGCGATGCGTGCCGAGCGCAAAATGATCGACAAGATCGTCGATGGGTTGAAGTTTCACAGTTAA
- a CDS encoding CYTH and CHAD domain-containing protein — protein MSEIGAIKRTFEPVQRLAKTNGHPLPNDGKKFNSLAVPIAGEAPGSAFPEDASSRHEASQAGLSADEARAETTAPETTPSREAAPRSTEIELKLIVASDRLADFNDAPIIAANARNKGTRKHLKAVYYDTPKRALHRDGFSFRVRQSGARFTQTVKAEFGNDPLRRGEWEAAVPSMAADIALAMPLVSDKLRAELERHPVEAVFSSDIHRHQRLVDLPSGTIEVAFDQGHLTSGDRSVPVSEIELELKSGSPSAIWELALRLAEHGSVKPSIRTKSARGFDLAADTPPRAPKPPKLRLDPSISLDEAFSEILRSCLFHLLQSLPAAEDGRDPEGMHQLRVALRRLRSALDLMRSVVSLNKLDLMRAEAKWLAGSLSGARDWDVFRQQTLRTVADGCPSVAGFDTLGELADERRATCYDKARLALADRRCSSFVIGLGAWIEARGWRSEVAPEGLAQLAEPAINFARNILSAQHTKVLKRGRRFKSLPTEERHRVRLAAKKLRYVADFLLPLCEQRKSARRFSRKLADLQQELGIYNDMATTTSLLADVDAASTGSGIAAAAIAGWQAHAMVGIEARLVRAWSEFTGAKVPWSIDAQEQPAKLVQTDAGWLR, from the coding sequence ATGTCCGAAATCGGCGCGATCAAGCGAACCTTCGAACCCGTACAACGGCTTGCGAAGACCAATGGCCATCCGCTGCCGAACGACGGGAAAAAATTCAACAGCCTCGCCGTTCCCATTGCTGGCGAGGCGCCAGGTTCCGCATTCCCTGAGGACGCCTCTTCGCGCCACGAGGCTTCTCAGGCCGGCCTCTCCGCTGACGAAGCTCGTGCAGAGACGACCGCGCCGGAAACCACGCCTTCCAGAGAGGCCGCACCACGCAGCACCGAAATCGAGCTCAAGCTGATTGTGGCTTCTGATCGCCTGGCGGATTTCAACGACGCGCCGATCATCGCGGCGAACGCGCGTAACAAGGGCACGCGCAAGCATCTCAAGGCCGTCTACTACGATACGCCCAAGCGCGCGCTCCACCGTGACGGGTTCAGCTTCAGGGTTCGCCAGAGCGGCGCACGATTCACACAGACGGTGAAAGCCGAGTTCGGCAACGATCCGCTGCGCCGTGGCGAGTGGGAGGCCGCCGTCCCATCGATGGCGGCGGACATCGCCCTGGCGATGCCGCTGGTGTCAGACAAGCTGCGCGCCGAGCTCGAACGTCACCCGGTCGAAGCCGTCTTCAGCAGCGACATCCACCGGCATCAACGCCTCGTCGACCTGCCGTCCGGCACTATCGAGGTCGCTTTCGATCAGGGCCATCTGACATCCGGCGATCGATCGGTGCCGGTCAGCGAGATCGAACTGGAACTCAAGAGCGGCAGCCCGTCGGCGATCTGGGAGCTCGCGCTGCGGCTTGCCGAGCATGGTTCGGTGAAGCCGTCGATCCGAACCAAATCAGCGCGCGGATTTGACCTCGCGGCCGATACGCCGCCGCGGGCACCGAAGCCGCCAAAGCTTCGTCTCGATCCGTCGATATCGCTCGACGAGGCCTTCTCGGAGATTCTGCGCTCCTGTCTTTTTCATCTGCTCCAGTCGCTGCCTGCCGCCGAGGACGGTCGCGATCCCGAAGGGATGCATCAGCTTCGCGTCGCGCTGCGGCGCCTGCGATCCGCGCTCGACCTGATGCGGTCGGTGGTGTCGCTGAACAAGCTGGACCTGATGCGCGCTGAGGCGAAATGGCTCGCGGGTAGTCTCTCCGGCGCACGTGACTGGGACGTGTTTCGACAGCAGACGTTGCGGACGGTTGCGGATGGCTGTCCGTCGGTTGCCGGCTTCGACACGCTGGGTGAACTCGCCGACGAACGCCGCGCGACGTGCTACGACAAGGCCCGCCTCGCCCTCGCCGACCGGCGCTGCTCGTCTTTCGTGATCGGGCTCGGCGCCTGGATCGAAGCGCGCGGCTGGCGCAGCGAGGTTGCTCCTGAAGGTCTGGCGCAACTCGCCGAGCCCGCGATCAACTTCGCCCGCAACATCCTGTCGGCACAGCATACGAAGGTGCTGAAGCGCGGCCGCAGATTCAAATCGCTGCCGACTGAAGAGCGGCACCGTGTCCGTCTCGCCGCGAAGAAGCTGCGCTACGTCGCCGACTTCCTGCTCCCGCTCTGCGAGCAGCGCAAATCCGCGCGGCGATTCTCGCGCAAGCTCGCGGATCTCCAGCAGGAGCTCGGGATCTACAACGACATGGCGACGACGACATCGCTGCTTGCAGATGTCGACGCAGCATCGACCGGCAGCGGCATAGCGGCAGCGGCGATCGCCGGCTGGCAGGCTCATGCCATGGTCGGCATCGAAGCGCGCCTCGTCAGGGCCTGGTCGGAATTCACTGGGGCCAAGGTGCCTTGGTCGATCGACGCGCAGGAGCAACCGGCAAAACTGGTGCAAACCGACGCAGGATGGCTGCGCTAA
- a CDS encoding DUF4189 domain-containing protein: MVSNVVARRCALFFFALSVCVAGARYITEAHAAGAFAVGKCGAFGQAYDYGAEHEARAAAQKQCKGNCTTVTMKRACAAMSVDMANPCGAYGYAVKPKISATLNAATRECYKYGGKECVIRAWACDAKG, encoded by the coding sequence ATGGTTTCGAACGTCGTCGCGCGCCGTTGCGCGCTGTTTTTCTTTGCGCTGTCGGTTTGTGTCGCCGGCGCCCGTTATATCACTGAAGCCCACGCGGCCGGTGCGTTCGCAGTCGGCAAGTGCGGCGCGTTCGGCCAAGCCTATGATTACGGCGCCGAGCATGAGGCGCGCGCCGCCGCGCAGAAGCAGTGCAAGGGCAACTGCACGACGGTGACGATGAAGCGCGCCTGTGCGGCGATGTCGGTCGATATGGCCAATCCCTGCGGCGCTTATGGCTATGCCGTGAAGCCGAAGATCTCGGCCACGCTCAATGCCGCGACGCGCGAATGCTATAAATATGGCGGCAAGGAATGCGTGATCCGCGCCTGGGCCTGCGACGCCAAGGGCTGA